A single window of Halotalea alkalilenta DNA harbors:
- the argJ gene encoding bifunctional glutamate N-acetyltransferase/amino-acid acetyltransferase ArgJ — MAVGESVFPRMPVIAGVRIGVASAGIKKPGRRDLVVFELAEGASVAATFTKNAFCAAPVTVAKRHLGAGDVRYWLVNTGNANAGTGDAGLEAAEACCRGLASRVGGSAESVLPFSTGVIGEPLPVERIEAALGAAVENLDEDNWEAAGHGILTTDTRPKGVTRSIEIDGRRVVLNGISKGSGMICPNMATMLAFVATDAKIEPALLQRLLADATERSFNRITVDSDTSTNDACALVATGAGVAIEGEAAVAAFSSALFSLMLELAQLIVRDGEGATKFITVDVREASSQAEALEIAYSVAHSPLVKTALYASDANWGRLLMAVGKTPIEQFDVARVAIELNGVSIVEAGARAPAYSEEAGSAALAREEIEIVIRLGRGEWRERVWTSDLSHEYVSINADYRS; from the coding sequence ATGGCCGTAGGTGAGTCGGTGTTTCCCCGGATGCCGGTGATCGCGGGAGTTCGCATCGGTGTCGCGAGCGCAGGGATCAAGAAGCCGGGTCGCCGTGACCTGGTGGTCTTCGAGCTTGCCGAGGGCGCGAGCGTTGCCGCTACCTTCACCAAGAACGCTTTCTGCGCGGCACCGGTCACGGTGGCAAAGCGCCATCTCGGCGCTGGCGACGTTCGTTACTGGCTGGTCAATACCGGCAATGCCAACGCGGGCACCGGTGACGCGGGCCTGGAAGCGGCCGAGGCCTGCTGCCGAGGGCTCGCCTCGCGAGTCGGTGGGAGCGCCGAGAGCGTGCTGCCGTTTTCCACCGGCGTGATCGGCGAGCCGCTGCCCGTGGAGCGGATCGAGGCGGCGTTGGGTGCCGCGGTGGAGAACCTCGATGAGGACAATTGGGAGGCCGCCGGTCACGGTATCCTGACCACCGATACCCGGCCGAAAGGGGTGACTCGCAGCATCGAGATCGACGGGCGGCGCGTGGTGCTCAACGGCATCAGCAAGGGGTCGGGGATGATCTGCCCGAACATGGCGACCATGCTGGCCTTCGTCGCCACCGATGCGAAGATCGAGCCCGCTCTGCTGCAGCGGCTGTTGGCTGACGCCACCGAGCGCTCCTTCAACCGGATCACCGTCGACTCGGATACCTCGACCAACGACGCCTGTGCGCTGGTCGCCACCGGCGCTGGCGTGGCGATCGAGGGCGAGGCCGCGGTCGCCGCTTTTTCCAGCGCCCTGTTCTCGCTGATGCTCGAGCTGGCCCAGCTGATCGTGCGTGACGGCGAGGGTGCGACCAAGTTCATCACCGTCGATGTGCGCGAGGCGAGCAGCCAGGCTGAAGCGCTCGAGATCGCCTATAGCGTCGCGCATTCACCGCTGGTCAAGACCGCGCTCTATGCCAGTGACGCCAACTGGGGGCGCCTGCTGATGGCCGTCGGCAAGACCCCTATCGAGCAATTCGACGTCGCCCGGGTGGCGATCGAACTCAACGGCGTGTCGATCGTCGAGGCGGGCGCGCGTGCGCCGGCGTACAGCGAAGAGGCCGGCAGCGCCGCGCTGGCGCGTGAGGAGATCGAGATCGTCATTCGGCTTGGCCGGGGTGAGTGGCGGGAGCGGGTCTGGACGTCGGATCTGTCCCACGAGTACGTGAGTATCAACGCTGACTATCGCAGCTGA
- a CDS encoding cell division protein FtsQ/DivIB → MSSSFFNRLLGLVLIAVLLGAGGRSLWVWLDQPIESVAVEGDFRYIDASFLSGQLSPLVSGQHWLSVDLDQLRERAKLIPWIHEARVSRHWPNALTFELEEQRPVAWWNDAFLINAEGHPFSPGPSDTLERMPNLAGPGDRSADVLAYYHVLEARLAPLGLELTQVRLEARGAWRFQVNDTFWVILGRTGLDIRLERFLAAWHRSLSERADRIRYIDLRYPNGLAVGWHGESAAAEVSRQ, encoded by the coding sequence ATGTCCAGTAGCTTCTTCAACCGCTTGCTAGGCCTGGTATTGATCGCGGTACTGCTAGGTGCCGGTGGGCGTTCGCTATGGGTATGGCTCGACCAGCCGATCGAGTCGGTCGCGGTCGAGGGCGACTTCCGCTATATCGATGCCAGCTTCCTCAGCGGCCAGCTCAGTCCCTTGGTCAGCGGCCAGCACTGGCTGTCGGTGGACCTGGATCAGCTGCGCGAGCGGGCCAAGCTGATCCCTTGGATCCACGAAGCGAGGGTTTCCCGGCACTGGCCCAATGCGCTGACCTTCGAACTGGAGGAGCAGCGTCCGGTTGCGTGGTGGAACGATGCCTTCCTGATCAACGCTGAAGGTCATCCCTTCTCTCCCGGGCCGAGTGATACCCTCGAGCGGATGCCCAATCTGGCGGGTCCCGGAGATCGATCCGCCGATGTATTGGCTTATTATCATGTGTTGGAGGCGCGTCTTGCGCCGCTCGGTCTCGAGCTCACTCAAGTGCGCCTTGAGGCGCGCGGGGCATGGCGCTTCCAAGTCAACGATACGTTCTGGGTGATTTTGGGACGCACCGGGCTGGATATCAGGCTGGAGCGTTTTCTCGCCGCCTGGCATCGTTCCTTGTCTGAACGAGCCGATCGGATCCGCTATATCGACCTGCGTTATCCGAATGGCCTCGCGGTTGGCTGGCACGGCGAGAGCGCGGCGGCCGAAGTCTCTCGGCAGTGA
- the coaE gene encoding dephospho-CoA kinase (Dephospho-CoA kinase (CoaE) performs the final step in coenzyme A biosynthesis.) translates to MLTIGLTGGIASGKSTVTRLFAERGIASVDADQIAREVVEPGEPMLDALVERYGERILDRQGRLDRAALRQRIFAAPEERRWVESRMHPLIHARMLERLETLEGPYRLLVVPLLLESDRYAKVVDRILVVDVPEALQLQRVLARDGGELAQAEAILRAQMPRAERLARSDEMIDNSLDKVSTERRVAELDAFYRQLAHQRAACGN, encoded by the coding sequence ATGCTGACCATCGGCCTAACCGGCGGCATCGCCTCGGGCAAGAGCACCGTCACTCGACTTTTCGCTGAGCGCGGCATTGCATCGGTCGACGCCGACCAGATCGCCCGGGAGGTGGTCGAGCCAGGAGAACCGATGCTCGACGCCCTGGTGGAACGCTATGGTGAACGGATTCTCGACCGCCAGGGCCGGCTCGATCGCGCCGCACTGCGCCAGCGAATCTTCGCCGCGCCCGAGGAACGGCGCTGGGTGGAGTCCCGGATGCATCCGCTGATCCATGCGCGCATGCTCGAACGGCTCGAGACGCTCGAGGGCCCTTACCGCCTGCTGGTGGTACCGCTGCTACTCGAGTCCGATCGCTACGCCAAGGTGGTCGATCGGATACTGGTGGTGGACGTCCCCGAAGCGCTGCAGCTGCAGCGCGTGCTGGCACGCGATGGCGGCGAGCTCGCCCAGGCCGAAGCGATTCTACGCGCGCAGATGCCGCGTGCCGAACGCCTGGCTCGCAGTGATGAGATGATCGACAATTCCCTCGACAAGGTATCGACCGAGCGGCGAGTCGCCGAACTGGACGCCTTCTATCGACAGCTTGCACACCAACGCGCCGCCTGCGGGAATTGA
- the yacG gene encoding DNA gyrase inhibitor YacG, translated as MSEPRDSLKVACPQCATQVPWNEQSPYRPFCSKRCKLLDLGAWASESHRIPGEMALDETDIDAMLEQLEREQERR; from the coding sequence ATGTCAGAACCTCGCGACTCCCTCAAGGTCGCCTGCCCCCAGTGCGCCACCCAGGTTCCCTGGAACGAACAGAGCCCCTACCGCCCCTTCTGCTCCAAGCGCTGCAAGCTGCTGGACCTGGGTGCCTGGGCGAGTGAAAGTCATCGTATCCCTGGGGAGATGGCGCTGGACGAGACCGACATCGACGCGATGCTGGAGCAACTCGAACGCGAGCAGGAGCGACGCTAG
- the ftsZ gene encoding cell division protein FtsZ yields MFELVDNAPSNNAVIKVIGVGGGGGNAVNHMVENSIEGVEFICANTDAQALKRVAAKTVLQLGTEITKGLGAGANPEVGRQAAMEDRERIAELLQGADMVFITAGMGGGTGTGGAPVVAQVAKELGILTVAVVTRPFPFEGPKRQRAAEEGMKELSEHVDSLITIPNEKLLTVLGKNASLLTAFSAANDVLLGAVQGIAELITSPGIINVDFADVRTVMSEMGMAMMGTGAATGENRAREAAEKAIRSPLLEDVNLNGARGILVNITAGPDLSIGEFNDVGATVQEFASQDATIVVGTAIDMNMSDELRVTVVAAGLDGLRKEKAVAAETRHARPESSDYRKLQQPTVMRQQAAKEREREESARERRGSASGKSRELDDYLDIPAFLRRQAD; encoded by the coding sequence ATGTTCGAGCTAGTAGACAACGCGCCATCCAACAATGCGGTCATCAAGGTGATCGGTGTTGGCGGTGGTGGCGGCAACGCCGTCAACCATATGGTCGAGAACAGTATCGAGGGGGTCGAGTTCATCTGCGCGAATACCGATGCGCAGGCCCTCAAGCGAGTTGCAGCCAAGACCGTGCTGCAGCTTGGTACCGAAATCACCAAGGGGCTCGGCGCCGGGGCCAATCCGGAGGTCGGGCGTCAGGCGGCGATGGAGGACCGTGAGCGCATCGCCGAGCTGCTCCAAGGTGCGGACATGGTGTTCATCACCGCCGGTATGGGCGGTGGCACCGGTACGGGCGGTGCACCGGTGGTGGCGCAGGTGGCCAAGGAGCTCGGTATCCTCACCGTCGCGGTGGTGACTCGTCCCTTCCCGTTCGAAGGGCCGAAGCGTCAGCGTGCGGCGGAAGAGGGGATGAAGGAGCTCTCCGAGCACGTCGACTCGTTGATCACCATCCCCAACGAGAAGCTTCTGACCGTGCTGGGCAAGAACGCGAGCCTGCTGACCGCATTCAGCGCCGCCAACGACGTGCTGCTCGGTGCGGTGCAGGGGATCGCCGAACTGATCACCAGCCCTGGGATCATCAACGTCGACTTCGCCGACGTGCGCACCGTGATGTCCGAGATGGGCATGGCGATGATGGGAACCGGTGCGGCGACGGGCGAGAACCGCGCCCGCGAGGCGGCGGAGAAAGCGATTCGCTCGCCGCTGCTCGAGGACGTCAACCTGAACGGTGCCCGCGGCATCCTGGTCAACATCACCGCTGGCCCCGATCTCTCGATCGGTGAGTTCAACGACGTGGGGGCCACGGTGCAGGAGTTCGCCTCGCAGGATGCGACCATCGTCGTCGGCACCGCGATCGACATGAACATGTCCGACGAGCTGCGGGTCACCGTGGTCGCCGCCGGCCTCGACGGGCTGCGCAAGGAGAAGGCGGTCGCCGCCGAGACTCGCCACGCGCGTCCGGAGTCGAGCGATTACCGCAAGCTCCAGCAGCCGACGGTGATGCGCCAGCAGGCCGCCAAGGAGCGCGAGCGCGAGGAGAGCGCGCGTGAACGCCGCGGTAGTGCGAGCGGCAAGTCCCGCGAGCTCGACGATTACCTCGACATTCCCGCCTTCCTTCGCCGTCAGGCCGATTGA
- a CDS encoding Nudix family hydrolase: MKRGHSDHGDEQLPKRRVHVVAAAIYNGDERVFLSRRPSYVDQGGLWEFPGGKLHPHETGLEALKRELNEELGIHVKRAQPLIRVHHEYTDKHILLDVWGVRDFEGEPYGREGQVVRWVPVAELGRYNFPAANLPIIKAVALPHAYMITADQADETRFETDLAAALERHRPKLVRLRDTALDAEAYAARAERAVDICRRAGAQLMLGHRGSDVEAMVALVERLDAGGLHLGSDQLGVLERRPLEGSRWLGASVHDAAGLAQAERLDCDFAVLSPVRATGSHPDAQPLGWHGLQQMIEHVRLPVFALGGLGLEDIDHARGVGAQGVAAISAFER; the protein is encoded by the coding sequence ATGAAGCGTGGGCACAGCGATCACGGCGACGAGCAGCTGCCGAAACGACGGGTGCACGTCGTCGCCGCCGCGATCTACAACGGCGATGAGCGGGTGTTCCTCTCCCGTCGCCCCTCCTACGTCGACCAGGGCGGGCTGTGGGAATTTCCCGGCGGTAAATTGCATCCGCACGAGACCGGTCTCGAAGCGCTGAAGCGCGAGCTCAACGAAGAGTTGGGCATCCACGTCAAGCGCGCGCAGCCGCTGATCCGGGTGCATCACGAGTACACCGACAAGCACATCCTGCTGGACGTCTGGGGCGTTCGCGATTTCGAGGGCGAACCTTACGGGCGAGAGGGGCAGGTCGTGCGCTGGGTGCCGGTGGCCGAGCTCGGACGCTACAACTTTCCCGCCGCCAACCTGCCGATCATCAAGGCGGTAGCGCTGCCGCATGCCTACATGATCACCGCCGACCAGGCCGACGAGACGCGCTTCGAGACCGATCTAGCGGCCGCGCTCGAGCGCCATCGGCCAAAGTTGGTGCGGCTGCGCGATACCGCGCTCGACGCCGAGGCCTACGCCGCTCGTGCCGAGCGGGCGGTGGATATCTGCCGTCGGGCCGGCGCTCAGCTGATGCTCGGGCATAGGGGAAGCGACGTGGAGGCGATGGTCGCGCTGGTCGAGCGTTTGGACGCCGGCGGACTGCACTTGGGCAGCGATCAGCTCGGCGTGCTGGAGCGCCGACCGCTGGAGGGTTCGCGCTGGCTTGGAGCGTCGGTGCACGATGCAGCTGGCCTTGCGCAGGCCGAGCGCCTCGACTGCGATTTCGCGGTGCTTTCCCCGGTGCGTGCCACTGGCTCCCATCCGGACGCGCAGCCGCTGGGGTGGCATGGTCTGCAGCAGATGATCGAACACGTTCGGTTGCCGGTGTTCGCTCTGGGGGGCTTGGGGCTCGAGGATATCGACCACGCCCGAGGGGTAGGCGCCCAGGGGGTGGCGGCTATCTCGGCTTTCGAGCGCTAG
- the ftsA gene encoding cell division protein FtsA encodes MAGQSNASNMVVGLDIGTSKVVAIVGQPTDDGGIEIAGIGSHPSRGMKKGVVINIESTVQSIQRAIEEAELMAGCDIHSVFVGIAGSHISSMNSDGVVAIKEREVTPYDIDRVIDSARARAVSEGQRILHVLPQEYAIDAQEGIREPLGMSGVRLEARVHLVTAALNAVQNIEKCVRRCGLEVDDIILEQLASSHAVLTEDERELGVCMVDIGGGTTDIAVFTEGAIRHTAVIPIAGDQVTNDIAMALRTPTQYAEDIKVKYACALTQLASSDDIIRVPGVGDRPSRELSRQELAQVVEPRYEELFTLVREELRRSGFEDLIAAGVVLTGGTSRMEGVTELAEEIFHMPVRIASPQNVRGLADVVRNPIYSTGVGLLLYGMRHSHQAYGTESFDKVQPRREEHARRGLSERSSSRSLGDSLPSAIERIRGWFKGNF; translated from the coding sequence ATGGCTGGACAATCCAACGCTTCCAATATGGTGGTCGGGCTGGATATCGGAACATCCAAAGTCGTGGCCATCGTTGGTCAACCGACCGACGATGGTGGCATCGAAATCGCAGGTATTGGCTCGCACCCTTCACGCGGAATGAAGAAGGGCGTGGTGATCAACATCGAGTCGACGGTGCAATCGATTCAGCGCGCGATCGAAGAAGCGGAATTGATGGCGGGTTGCGATATCCACTCGGTGTTCGTGGGTATCGCTGGGAGCCATATCAGTTCGATGAACTCCGATGGCGTAGTGGCGATCAAGGAGCGCGAGGTGACGCCCTACGACATCGATCGGGTGATCGACTCGGCCCGCGCCAGGGCGGTGTCGGAGGGGCAGCGCATCCTCCACGTCCTGCCGCAGGAGTACGCTATCGATGCCCAGGAGGGCATTCGCGAGCCGCTGGGGATGTCCGGCGTGCGGTTGGAGGCGAGGGTCCACCTGGTCACCGCCGCGCTCAACGCGGTGCAGAACATCGAGAAGTGCGTGCGCCGCTGCGGGCTCGAGGTCGATGACATCATCCTCGAGCAGCTGGCTTCCAGCCACGCCGTGCTCACCGAGGACGAGCGGGAGCTCGGGGTCTGCATGGTCGATATCGGCGGCGGGACCACCGACATCGCGGTATTCACCGAAGGCGCCATCCGGCATACCGCGGTGATTCCGATCGCGGGCGACCAGGTGACCAACGATATCGCCATGGCGCTGCGCACGCCGACGCAGTACGCCGAGGACATCAAGGTCAAATACGCTTGCGCGCTCACTCAGCTGGCGTCGAGCGACGACATCATCCGGGTACCAGGGGTCGGCGACCGGCCGTCTCGTGAACTTTCCCGGCAAGAACTCGCCCAAGTGGTGGAGCCTCGCTACGAGGAGCTCTTCACCCTGGTGCGCGAGGAACTCAGACGTAGTGGTTTCGAGGATCTGATCGCCGCCGGCGTCGTGCTCACCGGCGGTACATCGCGGATGGAAGGGGTGACGGAGCTGGCCGAGGAGATTTTCCACATGCCAGTCAGGATCGCATCACCTCAGAACGTCCGCGGCCTTGCTGACGTGGTGCGCAACCCGATTTATTCGACAGGGGTTGGTTTGCTACTCTACGGCATGCGCCACTCGCACCAGGCCTATGGCACCGAATCGTTCGATAAGGTCCAGCCCCGGCGTGAGGAGCATGCTCGCCGAGGTCTCTCGGAGCGTAGCTCTTCGCGATCCTTGGGCGATTCACTGCCATCCGCCATCGAGCGCATCCGAGGCTGGTTCAAAGGTAATTTCTGA
- a CDS encoding DUF721 domain-containing protein, giving the protein MSIKAKKGYAQPIAGLLSTSSHGVRRDSTLAPLLGKAQAIERAQRQLDGHLPSELLGHVLVGGYTDGQLTLLTDRAVWLTWLRFERARLLALLRYLPEFAQIEGLTFKVRPLRPIKTAPRQLRKLSADAAERLNECANEVDDPRLKAALARLASHASSEPEQPG; this is encoded by the coding sequence ATGAGTATAAAGGCTAAGAAAGGGTACGCACAGCCCATTGCCGGGCTACTCTCCACCTCCTCCCACGGAGTGCGGCGAGATAGCACGCTGGCGCCGCTGCTGGGCAAGGCACAGGCGATAGAGCGGGCCCAGCGCCAGCTCGATGGCCACCTGCCGTCGGAACTGCTCGGCCACGTGCTGGTCGGGGGCTATACCGACGGTCAGCTCACCCTGCTCACCGACCGCGCGGTATGGTTGACCTGGCTGCGCTTCGAGCGCGCGCGCCTGCTCGCGCTGCTGCGCTACCTGCCGGAGTTCGCCCAGATCGAGGGACTGACCTTCAAAGTCCGCCCGCTGCGCCCGATCAAGACCGCCCCACGCCAGCTGCGCAAACTCTCGGCCGATGCCGCCGAACGGCTCAACGAATGCGCGAATGAGGTCGATGACCCTCGCCTCAAGGCGGCGCTGGCGCGACTCGCCTCCCACGCCTCGAGCGAGCCCGAGCAGCCGGGCTGA
- the secA gene encoding preprotein translocase subunit SecA — translation MFNTLVRKVLGSKNERDLKRMRKAVTKINALEEGLAALDDEALKAKTAEFRKRLENGEKLDELLPEAFATVREASKRVLGMRHFDVQLVGGMALHEGRIGEMKTGEGKTLVGTLPTYLNALTGKGVHVVTVNDYLASRDAATMRPLYEFLGMSVGIIFAGQLPHEKREAYRADITYGTNNEYGFDYLRDNMAFSLEDKVQRGLHFALIDEVDSILIDEARTPLIISGPVEENTDLYKVINRMASGLVPCSDPEDHESGDFVIDEKQKQVEVTEQGHQKVEQLMREAKLLDEDDSLYAAQNLGLLHHINAALRARHLYQRDVDYIVANNEVVIVDEHTGRTMPGRRWSEGLHQAIEAKEGVDIQKESQTLASTTFQNYFRLYDKLGGMTGTADTEAYEFRQIYELDVLVIPTNRPLARKDLNDLVYMTTLEKYEAIIEDIKDKVAAKRPVLVGTASIESSEQLSMMLREQKIPHNVLNAKQHASEAHIIAQAGQPGAITIATNMAGRGTDILLGGNWEAEIAALESPSQEQIDEIKANWKLRHEAVIEAGGLHVIGSERHESRRIDNQLRGRAGRQGDPGSTRFFLSLEDSLMRLFGSERVQRLMSALGLERGEAIEHKMVTNAVERAQKKVEGRNFDIRKQLLEYDDVANDQRRVVYEQRDEILGSPDVSDNIRGIREEVLDTTFAEHVPPQSLPEQWDVEGLEVELKENFNLEVPITEWFEQEPNLDAEGLRQRLQEQHAALYAAKREAIGDEMMKRFEKQVMLQILDTRWKEHLQSMDHLRRGIHLRGYAQKNPKQEYKREAFGLFQSLLANIKSDVVRVLSHVQVRRQEEVDQFERERRAAIEREQAASEPTREDEALEAATLSDEAVASAAAVAGAVTSSDASTTVKREQPKVGRNDPCPCGSGKKYKQCHGRLS, via the coding sequence ATGTTCAATACCTTGGTACGCAAAGTGCTCGGCAGCAAGAACGAGCGTGATCTCAAGCGCATGCGCAAAGCGGTAACGAAGATCAACGCGCTCGAGGAGGGGCTTGCGGCGCTCGATGACGAGGCGTTGAAGGCCAAGACCGCGGAGTTCCGCAAGCGTCTGGAGAATGGCGAAAAGCTCGATGAGCTGCTGCCCGAGGCGTTCGCCACCGTGCGCGAGGCGAGTAAGCGAGTGCTGGGCATGCGCCACTTCGATGTCCAGCTGGTGGGGGGGATGGCGCTGCACGAGGGGCGCATCGGGGAGATGAAGACCGGGGAGGGCAAGACCCTGGTCGGTACCCTGCCAACCTATCTCAACGCCTTGACCGGCAAAGGCGTCCACGTGGTCACGGTCAACGACTACCTGGCCAGCCGGGATGCCGCGACGATGCGCCCGCTCTACGAGTTCCTCGGCATGAGCGTCGGCATCATCTTCGCCGGCCAGCTGCCGCACGAGAAGCGCGAGGCCTACCGGGCCGACATCACCTACGGCACCAACAACGAGTATGGCTTCGACTACCTGCGCGACAACATGGCGTTCTCGCTCGAGGACAAGGTGCAGCGGGGGCTGCATTTCGCGCTGATCGACGAAGTCGACTCGATCCTCATCGACGAGGCGCGTACGCCGCTGATCATTTCGGGACCGGTCGAGGAAAACACCGATCTTTACAAGGTGATCAACCGGATGGCGAGCGGCCTGGTGCCTTGTTCCGATCCCGAAGACCACGAAAGCGGCGACTTCGTCATCGACGAGAAGCAAAAGCAGGTCGAGGTGACCGAGCAGGGCCACCAGAAAGTCGAGCAGTTGATGCGCGAGGCCAAGCTGCTGGACGAGGATGACTCCCTCTATGCGGCTCAGAACCTGGGCCTGCTGCATCACATCAATGCGGCGCTGCGAGCCCGCCACCTCTACCAGCGCGACGTCGACTACATCGTCGCCAACAATGAAGTGGTGATCGTCGACGAACATACTGGCCGTACGATGCCGGGGCGGCGCTGGTCGGAAGGGTTGCACCAGGCGATCGAGGCCAAGGAGGGCGTGGATATCCAGAAGGAGAGCCAGACGCTCGCTTCGACCACCTTCCAGAACTACTTCCGCCTCTACGACAAGCTAGGTGGGATGACCGGTACCGCTGACACCGAGGCCTACGAGTTCCGCCAGATATACGAGCTCGACGTGCTGGTGATCCCGACCAACCGCCCGCTCGCGCGCAAGGACCTCAACGACCTGGTCTACATGACCACGCTCGAGAAGTACGAAGCGATCATCGAGGACATCAAGGACAAGGTCGCGGCCAAGCGCCCGGTGCTGGTCGGTACCGCCTCGATCGAGAGCTCCGAACAGCTGTCGATGATGCTGCGCGAGCAGAAGATTCCCCACAACGTGCTCAACGCCAAGCAGCACGCCAGCGAAGCGCATATCATCGCCCAGGCCGGACAGCCCGGCGCGATCACCATCGCGACCAACATGGCCGGTCGCGGCACCGACATCCTGCTCGGCGGCAACTGGGAGGCGGAGATCGCAGCGCTCGAATCGCCCTCGCAGGAGCAGATCGACGAGATCAAGGCGAACTGGAAACTGCGTCACGAGGCGGTGATCGAGGCCGGTGGCCTGCATGTGATCGGTTCTGAACGCCACGAGTCGCGGCGTATCGACAACCAGCTGCGCGGCCGTGCCGGGCGCCAGGGCGACCCGGGCTCGACGCGCTTCTTCCTCTCGTTGGAGGACAGCCTGATGCGGCTGTTCGGGTCGGAGCGAGTGCAGCGGCTGATGTCCGCGCTCGGCCTCGAACGCGGCGAGGCGATCGAGCACAAGATGGTCACCAATGCGGTCGAGCGGGCGCAGAAGAAGGTCGAGGGGCGCAACTTCGACATCCGCAAGCAGCTGCTCGAGTACGACGACGTCGCCAACGACCAGCGCCGTGTGGTCTACGAGCAGCGCGATGAGATTCTCGGCAGCCCCGACGTCTCCGATAACATTCGCGGTATCCGCGAAGAGGTGCTGGACACCACCTTCGCCGAGCACGTACCGCCGCAGAGCCTGCCCGAGCAGTGGGATGTCGAGGGTCTCGAGGTCGAGCTCAAGGAGAACTTCAATCTCGAGGTGCCGATCACCGAGTGGTTCGAACAGGAGCCGAATCTCGACGCCGAGGGCCTGCGCCAGCGCCTGCAGGAGCAGCATGCCGCGCTCTATGCCGCCAAGCGCGAGGCTATCGGCGACGAAATGATGAAGCGTTTCGAGAAGCAGGTGATGCTGCAGATTCTCGACACCCGCTGGAAGGAACACCTGCAATCGATGGATCACCTGCGTCGCGGCATTCACCTGCGCGGCTATGCGCAGAAGAACCCGAAGCAGGAGTACAAGCGTGAAGCGTTCGGTCTGTTCCAGAGCCTGCTCGCCAACATCAAGTCCGACGTAGTGCGCGTGCTCAGCCATGTGCAGGTACGCCGCCAGGAAGAGGTCGACCAGTTCGAACGCGAGCGCCGCGCGGCGATCGAGCGCGAGCAGGCCGCGAGCGAGCCTACCCGCGAGGATGAAGCACTCGAGGCCGCTACGCTCAGCGACGAGGCGGTGGCCAGCGCCGCTGCCGTCGCCGGAGCCGTGACCAGCAGCGATGCCTCCACCACGGTCAAGCGCGAGCAGCCCAAGGTCGGCCGCAATGACCCCTGCCCCTGCGGTTCGGGCAAGAAGTACAAGCAGTGCCACGGCCGGCTCAGTTGA
- the lpxC gene encoding UDP-3-O-acyl-N-acetylglucosamine deacetylase, with amino-acid sequence MIRQRTLQNTIRATGVGLHSGKKVYLTLRPAPVDKGIVFVRTDLSPAVEIPAHPENVSDTMMCTVVAVGSARVATVEHLMSAFAGLGIDNAYVEVSAPEVPIMDGSAGPFVFLIQSAGIVEQDAAKKFIRVIKPITVEDGDKRAAFAPYDGFKVSFGIDFDHPVFANQRQEVTVDFSTTSFVKEVSRARTFGFMRDLERLRSSNLALGGSLDNAIVVDDYRILNEDGLRYEDEFVRHKVLDAIGDLYQLGHSLIGEFHGYKSGHGLNNQLVRELLKHPECWEIVTFADGEVAPISYAAPAMA; translated from the coding sequence ATGATTCGACAAAGAACGTTACAAAACACCATTCGTGCGACCGGAGTGGGTCTGCACTCGGGTAAGAAAGTTTACCTGACCCTTCGACCGGCGCCGGTCGACAAAGGCATCGTATTCGTCCGTACGGATTTGTCTCCGGCGGTCGAGATACCCGCGCATCCCGAAAATGTCTCTGACACCATGATGTGCACCGTCGTGGCCGTCGGTTCCGCCCGTGTCGCCACGGTGGAACATTTGATGTCCGCCTTCGCGGGGCTCGGCATCGACAACGCCTATGTCGAGGTCAGCGCTCCCGAGGTGCCGATCATGGACGGCAGCGCCGGGCCTTTCGTCTTCCTGATCCAGTCGGCGGGCATCGTCGAGCAGGATGCGGCGAAGAAATTCATCCGCGTGATCAAGCCGATCACCGTGGAAGACGGCGACAAGCGCGCTGCCTTCGCCCCCTACGACGGCTTCAAGGTCAGCTTCGGGATCGACTTCGACCATCCGGTGTTCGCCAACCAGCGCCAGGAAGTCACCGTCGACTTCTCCACCACCTCCTTCGTCAAGGAAGTGAGCCGGGCGCGTACGTTCGGCTTCATGCGCGACCTGGAGCGGCTTCGCTCCAGCAACCTGGCGCTCGGTGGCAGTCTCGACAATGCCATCGTGGTCGACGATTACCGCATCCTCAACGAGGATGGCCTGCGCTACGAAGACGAGTTCGTTCGCCACAAGGTGCTCGACGCGATCGGCGATCTCTACCAGCTCGGCCACAGCCTGATCGGTGAGTTCCACGGCTACAAGTCCGGGCACGGGCTCAACAACCAGCTGGTGCGTGAACTGCTCAAGCACCCCGAGTGCTGGGAAATCGTCACTTTCGCCGATGGCGAGGTCGCACCGATCTCCTACGCGGCCCCGGCGATGGCCTAG